The window GACTCTATTTTGGATTTCTACCATTATCCTTTCGCTAGCAGCAATTTTCTTAATTGTTCTGCCCTTCATTAATAAGAAGGCGAACAATGATGAAATGCTTCGCGACGAGTTGAACAAAGCATTCTATAAAGATCGTCTCGTTGAGCTCGAAGTAGAAGCAGAAGAAGGTCTTGTTGATAACCAACAAGAGCTGATCGCTGATTTGAAACAGTCTCTACTTGATGATGTACCTGCGCAGAAAGAGATGAAGAAGACCCAAATCTCAACATTGGGCGTCGTAGTACCATCTATTGTCCTAGTCGTGGTTGTTACTTACGGTATGTACTTTCAGTTTGGTGCTCTGGATAAAGTCCAACACTGGCAAGAAGTGAGTTCAAACCTTCCTGAGTTGTCTAAAAAGCTAATGTCATCGGAAGGTGGTGCATTAACGGATGATGAACTAGAAGATTTGACTCTGGCACTTCGTACTCGTCTGCACTATCAACCAAAAGATTCGACAGGTTGGTTACTATTAGGTCGTATTGCATTGGCTAACCGCGATGCTGAAACTGCGAAAGATTCGATGCAAAGGGCTTACAAGCTTGAGCCAAAGAATGAAGATGTTCAGCTAGGCTTTGCACAAGCATTGATGCTTTCACCTGATGAAGCAGATCAAAATCAAGCGCGTTTGATTTTAAGTCGTTTGATTCAAAACGACTATGTTGATCTTCGAGTCTTCTCATTGTTAGCGTTCGATGCGTTTGAGCGTCAAGACTACCTAGGTGCTGTTAAGTACTGGAGCATCATGCAACAGATGATTGGTCCACAAGATAGTCGCTATGAAATGTTGTCGCGCAGTATCG is drawn from Vibrio sp. SNU_ST1 and contains these coding sequences:
- the ccmI gene encoding c-type cytochrome biogenesis protein CcmI, which codes for MTLFWISTIILSLAAIFLIVLPFINKKANNDEMLRDELNKAFYKDRLVELEVEAEEGLVDNQQELIADLKQSLLDDVPAQKEMKKTQISTLGVVVPSIVLVVVVTYGMYFQFGALDKVQHWQEVSSNLPELSKKLMSSEGGALTDDELEDLTLALRTRLHYQPKDSTGWLLLGRIALANRDAETAKDSMQRAYKLEPKNEDVQLGFAQALMLSPDEADQNQARLILSRLIQNDYVDLRVFSLLAFDAFERQDYLGAVKYWSIMQQMIGPQDSRYEMLSRSIESAQKKMGNAMGVDQGKTVAVTLELSGDVNAAPSSVLVVSVHRADGSPMPIAAARYPLGTFPRTVVLDDGNSMLEGQKLSSLETLMVRARLDTDGNVSTRDGDWYGESEVVELGEPVTIDINKQY